From Primulina huaijiensis isolate GDHJ02 chromosome 15, ASM1229523v2, whole genome shotgun sequence, one genomic window encodes:
- the LOC140959358 gene encoding uncharacterized protein — protein sequence MDTSLANTALRPPVLDGTNYSLWKCVINGWTLSRRVDEDGDSQIKPESDWTTDEVQISNYNSKALNAIFSSVDMNMFGLITNCISAKDAWDTLHRHCEGSESVRRAKLRMLTSKFEIIRMEESENILEYDRRLREIANEAFSLGGPISNERLVSKVLRSLLEKLNVKICAIDEAKDTSQMASEDLISSLQTFEMNMDMQKKEKGKTIAFQVSNDSYNDILQISQEVNESDLCEDSISFITKKFRDYLKRIREKKKDAQPSKFPSLPAPERPQQSPAQQQFRTRNEGKGQFNSKKLRKNKGYNVSLCDEDSDEEEKSNEEDNHISLTALLKKKCFLQVNPLGVATPGRNMCAKSVCLKSTSSGNFSEDDLEVENEEITLEGVQKLYEDLFEDWTKRNKLNSTLMKKNTDLKVVVAKLEVILSKKDLELGKTKEKLQQATETLSKFNSSTFKLESILLMGRDDKKGLGFKDSMFEIGESLKPTVFVKEKAETSIPFQSSSSTKSSPSKKQPATPVPNKRKRMYVCHYCFKSGHIRPYCFKLKDDRMNQKTNQVLPRMLSNISRSTSNCRPTVRQIWVPKVKTHYNVVYTSLKTNTAGHWYFDSGSSRHMTGSREHLIDYVEQKCGRVTYGGGAKGRIVGKGTLDVEGLPKLHNVLHVEGLN from the exons ATGGACACATCACTTGCAAACACAGCACTTCGACCACCAGTCCTAGATGGAACCAATTACAGCCTATGGAAG TGTGTTATCAATGGATGGACTCTGTCGAGGAGAGTGGACGAAGATGGTGATAGTCAGATAAAACCAGAAAGTGATTGGACTACTGATGAAGTGCAGATTTCAAATTACAATTCAAAGGCCTTGAATGCGATTTTTTCTTCGGTGGACATGAATATGTTCGGGTTGATTACTAATTGTATTTCTGCTAAGGATGCATGGGATACCCTCCACAGACACTGTGAAGGTTCTGAGAGTGTGCGACGAGCTAAACTAAGGATGCTTACTTCCAAATTCGAAATCATCAGGATGGAAGAATCTGAGAATATACTGGAGTATGATCGTCGCCTACGGGAAATTGCTAATGAGGCGTTCAGTCTTGGAGGCCCTATATCTAATGAACGATTAGTTAGTAAAGTTCTCCGTTCTTTGCTCGAAAAATTGAACGTAAAAATCTGTGCAATAGACGAGGCTAAAGACACATCTCAGATGGCTTCGGAAGACCTGATCAGTTCACTTCAAACCTTCGAAATGAACATGGACATGCAGAAGAAAGAAAAAGGGAAGACAATTGCATTCCAAGTCTCAAACGATTCCTATAATGATATTCTTCAAATATCCCAAGAAGTTAATGAATCAGACCTTTGTGAGGACTCTATCTCCTTTATCACAAAGAAATTCAGGGATTATTTGAAGAGAATCAgagaaaagaagaaagatgCACAACCCTCGAAATTTCCAAGTCTTCCAGCACCTGAAAGGCCTCAACAGTCTCCTGCCCAACAACAATTTCGAACAAGGAATGAAGGCAAGGGACAATTTAATTCAAAGAA ATTACGAAAGAACAAAGGCTATAATGTTTCTCTATGTGATGAAGATTCTGATGAGGAGGAGAAATCAAATGAAGAAGATAATCACATCTCCTTGACTGcactcttaaaaaaaaaatgcttcCTGCAAGTGAATCCTTTAGGTGTTGCCACACCTGGACGCAACATGTGTGCAAAATCAGTCTGCCTTAAATCCACGTCTTCTGGAAATTTCAGTGAAGATGATTTGGAAGTTGAAAATGAAGAAATTACTCTTGAAGGCGTACAGAAACTCTATGAGGATCTGTTTGAGGATTGGACCAAAAGAaacaaactgaactcaactctTATGAAGAAGAACACCGATCTAAAAGTCGTGGTTGCTAAACTCGAAGTAATTTTGAGCAAAAAGGACTTAGAACTTGGAAAGACCAAAGAAAAACTTCAACAGGCAACCGAGACACTATCCAAGTTCAATTCAAGCACATTCAAACTTGAAtccatacttttgatgggaagagatgacaagaaaggTTTAGGTTTCAAAGACAGTATGTTCGAAATAGGTGAATCTTTAAAACCAACTGTCTTTGTGAAAGAAAAAGCTGAAACATCCATACCATTTCAATCTTCATCTTCAACCAAAAGCTCTCCATCGAAAAAACAGCCTGCTACACCTGTTCCTAATAAAAGAAAACGTATGTATGTATGTCACTACTGTTTTAAGTCTGGTCATATCAGGCCCTACTGTTTTAAGCTCAAAGATGATCGGATGAATCAAAAAACGAACCAGGTGTTGCCCCGAATGTTGTCCAACATTTCCCGCAGCACCTCCAACTGCCGACCCACAGTAAGACAAATCTGGGTACCAAAAGTAAAAACTCACTACAATGTTGTCTATACTTCATTGAAAACTAACACTGCAGGTCATTGGtattttgatagtggaagctcacgcCACATGACGGGATCACGAGAACATCTAATTGATTATGTTGAACAAAAATGTGGTAGAGTAACCTATGGAGGGGGAGCTAAAGGAAGGATTGTTGGAAAGGGAACATTGGATGTTGAAGGACTACCAAAGCtccacaatgtgcttcatgtcgaaggattaaattaa